One Candidatus Alcyoniella australis genomic window carries:
- the dinB gene encoding DNA polymerase IV, with the protein MGNRIVSGAATAQKLCNRQRAIMHVDMDAFFASIEQRDDPTLRGRPVAVGGPAQGRGVVAAASYEARQFGVHSAMSMARALLLCPNLVRVDPRFDAYNTASNLLFEILRSYSPLVEPLSCDEAFVDLEGTARLWGPPRGVAQQVKLRVAHELELTASVGLADSRLVAKVASDLQKPDGLVVVPPGESRAFLAPLAVGRLWGVGPRAQQQLARHNIETIGQLAQTSEQWLLSTFGVHGPRLKQMAGGIDSTPVHTEHERRSISHEQTFASDLAQRAQLEACLDRLVARVGNRLRSQRLYAKSVGLKLRYADFSTITRGLTLPCATQVTATLLHAAHEMFDQAWRDHRPLRLIGFAVRGLVDRPVGQGELLGDPARTSVGCSCWARPATRSGSALAKARFYRPAPRP; encoded by the coding sequence ATGGGCAACCGAATTGTATCGGGCGCGGCCACTGCACAAAAGTTATGCAACCGGCAACGCGCGATTATGCACGTGGACATGGACGCGTTTTTCGCGTCGATCGAGCAACGCGACGATCCGACGTTGCGCGGCCGTCCGGTGGCAGTGGGCGGTCCGGCCCAGGGCCGGGGCGTGGTGGCGGCCGCTAGTTACGAGGCGCGGCAATTCGGCGTGCATTCGGCGATGTCCATGGCCCGCGCTTTGCTGTTGTGCCCCAACCTGGTGCGCGTGGATCCGCGCTTTGATGCCTACAACACGGCGTCCAATCTGCTGTTCGAGATTTTGCGCAGCTACAGTCCGCTGGTCGAGCCGCTGAGTTGCGACGAGGCGTTCGTCGACCTAGAGGGCACGGCGCGGCTGTGGGGTCCGCCCCGGGGTGTGGCCCAGCAGGTCAAGCTGCGGGTGGCCCACGAGCTGGAGCTGACCGCCTCAGTGGGTCTGGCCGACAGCCGACTAGTGGCCAAGGTCGCCAGCGACCTGCAAAAGCCCGACGGCCTGGTGGTGGTGCCTCCCGGAGAGTCTCGCGCATTCCTCGCACCCTTGGCCGTGGGACGGCTGTGGGGAGTCGGGCCGCGAGCCCAACAACAACTGGCGCGCCACAACATCGAGACCATCGGTCAACTGGCCCAGACCTCCGAGCAGTGGCTGCTGAGCACGTTCGGTGTGCACGGTCCGCGGCTGAAACAGATGGCCGGCGGCATTGATTCCACGCCGGTGCACACCGAGCACGAGCGGCGTTCGATCAGCCACGAGCAGACTTTCGCCAGCGATCTGGCCCAGCGCGCGCAGCTCGAGGCTTGCCTCGACCGGCTTGTGGCGCGTGTGGGCAACCGCCTGCGCTCCCAACGGCTGTACGCCAAGAGCGTGGGGCTCAAGCTGCGCTACGCCGACTTTTCGACCATCACCCGCGGCCTGACATTGCCCTGCGCGACCCAGGTAACGGCCACGTTGCTGCACGCGGCCCACGAAATGTTCGATCAAGCCTGGCGCGACCATCGTCCGTTGCGGCTGATCGGATTCGCCGTACGCGGCCTGGTCGACCGGCCGGTGGGCCAGGGCGAGCTGTTGGGCGATCCGGCCCGGACGAGCGTCGGATGCAGCTGCTGGGCCCGGCCTGCGACGAGATCTGGCAGCGCTTTGGCAAAGGCGCGGTTTTACCGGCCAGCACCGCGGCCTTAA
- the lexA gene encoding transcriptional repressor LexA has product MAQRLTNARVRVLDALWELTAELGMPPTLRQLQQQLGLRSVNAISEALRALKGLDLADNAPGRSRSWRVTPRGRAALGQPGLVPLLGRVRAGVPALSDESLEELIDPLGLIPPKPGLFCLRVRGDSMSGDGIMDNDLAFVDSRAEVHPGDIVVALVDGEATVKRMLEDGDGPLLMPSNPDYQPIRITTATELRIAGRVVAVHRRL; this is encoded by the coding sequence ATGGCCCAACGGCTGACCAACGCCCGTGTCCGCGTGCTCGACGCGCTGTGGGAGCTGACCGCCGAGCTGGGCATGCCGCCGACCCTGCGCCAGCTTCAACAACAGCTCGGCCTGCGCAGCGTCAACGCGATCAGCGAAGCGCTACGTGCGCTCAAAGGATTGGACCTGGCCGACAACGCGCCGGGCCGCAGCCGCTCGTGGCGCGTCACTCCCCGCGGCAGAGCGGCCCTGGGTCAGCCGGGTCTGGTGCCGCTGCTGGGACGTGTGCGCGCCGGAGTGCCTGCGCTCTCGGACGAGTCGCTCGAGGAGCTGATCGATCCCCTGGGCCTGATTCCGCCCAAGCCCGGCCTGTTCTGTTTGCGCGTGCGCGGCGATTCAATGAGCGGCGACGGGATCATGGACAACGACCTGGCGTTCGTGGACAGCCGCGCCGAGGTGCATCCAGGCGACATCGTGGTGGCGCTGGTTGACGGCGAGGCCACGGTCAAACGCATGCTCGAGGATGGCGACGGGCCGCTGCTGATGCCCAGCAACCCCGACTACCAACCGATCCGCATCACCACCGCCACCGAGCTGCGCATTGCCGGTCGCGTGGTGGCCGTACACCGCAGGCTCTAG